The DNA region AGAAGGGATTTTTCTTCACGTAACGTTTCTCATTCAGTGTATGTTAGTTACAGGATCTATTGCAGCTTTGAATCAACGTAAAACTCTCTGCATTAACGTTTACAGGTTACCCAAAAAAAAATCCTATAAGTACCATCTGCCTCACCTCAATCCAACACAGCAAGAGAAGGTTGGGAAGAGTCGCAAACGCCACTATGCTTGCCTCACGAGCCCGTGTGATGCTCCCCCTCCTGTTGGCTCTCCTCCTCTCGACGGCGTCAGCCGCTCCGGCATTACTCGTTCCGGCCGTCGGCGGTGACAGCGGGCCTGCGGACTCACCAGCGGAGGCGCCGACGGCCGTGGCAGCGGCACTGGAGCGGGCAGAAGACGAGGTCGCTGACGGAATCGCGGCGCCGCCGGATAGTCTGACGTTCAGGCCTCGCCAGCACCCCTCCGCGCTCAGCCCGGAGCAGAGGCGGGGCCTGGAGCACGAGGCTCGCTGCGGCCCGCGCGTCCCCGTGCGGCGGGGCGCCTTCCCTTGGCCCGGGTGGAATCCTCGctgccgtggcggcggcggcggcgccgccgcgccggccgggcACCGCCTGCAGCCTGTGGACGACGAGCCGTAGCGGCGGCCGCGCACCACTCTGACGCCGACATGCTGCACCCTCACCTATACGTACGTACCAGGACAAGATCGGAGGAGGAATAATAAGCGCTTCAAAACTCTTTTGCGATTTGGCGGTTGTGTCATCAAAAACCAATCAGTAAATTTTTGTTTTTTAGGAAAGTTGATTAATGTTCTTGAAGTATTGCACCACCAAACAAATACGTATTTGGATTGCAAAGGATAATAACAAGAAGGAAAGAAAAGCGGTCCCTGCGGGTCTGCACCTGGCACGTTCCGTTGGCAGTTCAGTGCGCTCGCAAGTTATGGATAATACTGTGACAGCCGTGATCGTCTCTGCTTGGTTGCCATTTTGCTAAAGCAGCCGCCTTAGCAGGGGTACCCCACGACGAGGCGTATGATTGGTTGATGGATTGATGAGTCAACACCAGTCATACCTATGCTCTGCATTTCCGCATGAGACCAATCATGTCGAAGCTGGGATTTGTAAAATAGATTaaaatattttatattttaaatttaaaatagaaaTATAATAACTTAACAAAAGATTCATAATTTATTTATAACTCTAGCTTCAAAAATTTCTAAAACTGGGTACGAGTAGCTCTATAAATTTTACGAATTTTCTGAAGTTGAAGCCATGCTAAATATGCCATCGGCTCCGGTTCTGCTTGGGAAAATGGAGGATTATTGTATTGAGCAGCCGATCGCCGATGCTAATCCAGTTAGCGCTCTTCTTCCGGGGAAAGCATGTGCGTGGCTACATCTCTCCTCGCGGCGATGGAGTAGTACCCGATTCCCCATGTCGGCCGGGAGCAGCGAGTGAGTGCAATTCAGTTTCCCCGTCATCAGTGGCGCACGCAAAACACAACGGACGAAACCATCGGTCACAGTCTCAGGATACATCGACTGGTCGACGGCTGTTCATACCAGTGCAGGGACGCCAAGCCAAACGCCACAGTAATTTGGCCCGCGCCTAGCTCCGGTccagccggcggcgatggcgacctAGAAGATGAGGCGGGAGCGCCATTGATCAGGTCCCACGATGTACGCCCTGGAAGTGATCTCATCGTTAGCAGCCGCCATGCGCGCCATCCCCGTAGCAGCCCGCCCGCCGACGAAACAGCAAATAAAATCTCCCAACACGCCGGCCTTCGCGTGAAATATGATGCCGACGACCTCTCGTGAGCCCGGCGCTCGGAACCGCCAACCACCCGTGCGGTGTTGCGACCTCGCGCACGGCCATACCTACAGGCTGCCGCTGGCCGCGTCCTAATCCTCCAGCCCTGCCCTACCCTACAAATCACCCGCGTCCTCATCACGCGCTCAGATCAGAGACAATACGAAACAcggtggcggccgaggcggcgcgcGCCTGCGTGAGCGCGCTCGGGGACGCCGTGGGCATGCACGCTGCGGCGGCCGGGAGGGCACCAGCAGGCCGCGAGCGGCAGGGGCGACGGGAGGTTCCAGGTGGACGTCGTGCTGCGGACGTGGGCTAACGGACGACGGCACGTGCATGGAGGGGTTCGAAGGGGAGGCCGCGGGTGGTGGGGGCGGCGCCAGGGGAGCTCCCCAAGACCCCAACCCAACAGGCAACGGCAAGTTGCAGGAACAGCTATTATATATCCTCGCCTATAATTGTGATGTTGATCTAATATCACATCACTGGGCGCAAATATCTTAGCAGTATCTGAAAAATGTCCGCTTGAAAATAGAAACGACTGTGCCGTATGCCTCTCAACTTCAGCTCTGCATGTGCTCACCGAAGAGGAAGAGGCGAAGAGCCGAAGAAGAGAGAAAGCATCTGCTCGGCTGCTCCCCTGTCCTCCATGTCGGCTGGGAGCGGTTTGCAGCTCAGCTTCGCCGTCCCCGGGGTCGCGCAACGGACGAAACAGCCGGTCCGACCGTCACAGTGATTTGTCCGTCCGACGCGAGCCTAACTGAAAGGCTGAAATTCTGAAAAGGAACCTCGCCTCGCGACGTCCCCGCCAGCTTTGGCGCGTCgccggcgcgccgccgtcgtgggATCTGAAATCTGATCGACCTCGTGTTCCCGTAGCAGCCAACCCAGCCGTATTCCCGGGCACCCCCCCGCGTCGCTGTCTCTCACTGGCTAGGCACGCCCAGGCCCCACGCGGCCGCGCAAAAATCTCCGCGCGCAACACGTTGGCTGATGCGTGCGTGTGTGCACGCAGCAAGCGGCGTCGGCAAATCAGCTTGCCTGGCTCCTGCCTCGTGCTCCGTGCGCGCTCCACACAAGAAGGCTGGAGCACGGCCGGCGTCGTGTATTCGTCCAGCCAGCCATACGTATAGCCAGCCGTATGGGCCGCGCGAGACCTTATCCTCTTGCCCCTATAAAATCCGCGCCCGCTCCAAATCCCGCCATCGTCCACGCAAACTCTGAAACCCGTACGTGCGCCACACGATAACTCAATCAAGAGGTAGCGATCGAGAAACACGCAGCTCGGACATGGCGCTGCGACGACGCGTCGTCGTGTCGATGCTGCCGCTTCTTCTCCTGGCGCTCTCGATGAGCTGgtgttgcggcggcggcgccgcggcgcggccggcgcctTCCTCCGACGCCGTGCCGGGCTTCGTGAGGTCGTGGTGCGCGGGGACGGAGTACCCGGCGCTGTGCGACGCGACGCTGGCGCCGTACGCGGCGGCGGTCGGGTCCAGCCCGGCGCGCCTGTCGTGGGCGGCGCTGACGGTGACGCTGGGCggagcgcgggcggcggcggccgcggtgaAGGCGATGGCGGCCGCGGGCCGCCTGGCGCCCGCGGGCGCCGAAGCCGCGCGGGACTGCGTGAGCATGCTCGGGGACGCCGAGGACCTGCTGCGGCAGGCGGCGGAGGCCATGGCGCGGCTCGGCGGGCAGAGTAACAAAGGCGGGCGCGCCGCGACCAGCCGGGACGTGCGGTTCCAGGTGGACAGCGTGCAGGCGTGGGCGAGCGCGGCGCTGACGGACGACGGCATGTGCGTGGAGGGGTTCAGGGCGGaggccgcgggcggcggcggcgtgaggGAGGCCGTGCGCGGGCACGTCGCCCGCGTCGCGCACCTCACGGCCAACGCGCTCGGCATCGTCAACGCCATGGCCAAGCAGATGCCGTAGGGtggtgttgctgctgctgcggcccTCTTGTATAGGCATGTGTGCGCCTCGTGCATACGTACGTATAGTATACGTCTCCCTGTGCTGTTTGGCGTCTGTAGTAGATCATGATCGCATCTGATTCTGATCTGTTGGTGGGTGGACAAATCACGGACTGCTTGTCGTGTACTGCACCCGTGACCGGACAGTGCTACAAGTTTTGTGTCTCGTCCATGGATTTTTTATGGCATAGTACAGTTCGTTTTGATGAGCTAAAATCGCTAAACTTTATCACATATTAGATATATGCTAAAAATTTTTAGTCTTAGCTAAAGTTTAGCTCACCTATTAGCACTTCTATTTGAATGAGCTAGTGCAAGTTTAAATTTAGCACTTCCATCCATTCATTAGCATTTAGATTCAAACGGACCCAACATATGTGCATGCGTTGTTATTCAGTTCTATAAGTAAGAGATCTGTATCTGCCACTCAGAGCAAGAAGAATATACTCTGCTGTCATGTGGGTTTGCTTCGGTAGATTGGTTATGGGAGACAAACAGTGGCTGTCCATTTCTACTGCTCGGATCAACTACAGCTACGAGCACCGCACAATAATACCGGTGACCAGGACAGCTAGTACAAACCATCTTGGTTGAGTGCAAGCAAGAACTCCTTTGGGTAGTCTTCCATCGCACGAGGCACGGCTCTAAACCATTGTCTTGATACCGTTGCAGCTGCACACACCGGAGCCTTTTCAGTGCCCAAGCCGCCGAGCCCTGGTCGGTAACAGCAGAGTGAAAGGTGTGCAGAACGAATCCGGAGGCTTCTTCCCTGCAAACGCAACGTTCCAATCAACTGCAAATCCACAAGGCCATGAAAACGCAGCAAAACAAACGGACAGGAGCAGTTAGAGGTCACAATCAAGAGTTTCGTACAGCAGTCGTGATAGCCGAAGATATCGAACGTACATCGCCATCCTTTCGTATGCAGGACTAGATTGATGGTTTGCACCCTGAAGGTGATGCTTGCTGACATGATAACAGATTACCAACACATCATGCTGAGATGTTCAACAGAAATGTTTCATTAGCCTTTTTTGCTTGCAAAATGCAACAATCACTATGAATTTTCCACATCCAGCGAAAGGGAAGGATGAAACAAGCAACTCTGATTGCTGAGAAGGCTGTACACCAGCTGCCTCGTTACAAGTCTATAGAACTTGATAGATATTCAACTCGAAGTTTTGTATCATTTCTAATGGTCAAGCACATAGCTACAATGTCATTAACACTCATGAAGCTCTCTTGGGAGGAGACATGTTCTGCAGAAGTCTGGTAGTTGTAGCTATAACCACCATTTGCAGCAGGATACCTGACAAAGTGGAGGGTAGACCATACAAGTTAGCAACAAATTCTTTGACTGTAACTTAAAAGAGATTCAGGAGCTGGAACTTACCAAGAGCAACTCGAACGGCATCAAACATTTCATAGCTTGTGATGGCTTCTGTGTTTTGCTTCATAATCTAGGCAAAAAATCAAATGCAAATATATGACGATATTCATAATCCCAAAAGATAGTTGCAATCATTACTTCGTTGCACAAAGGCATGGAAAAGGAATTGCAATGTGCAAAAGTGATGCCTCACTCAATTCCACCAGTTGCAGGAGGTGGAAGCGAAAGAAAACAAAATTGTGGCCACAAATTGACTAACACCAAAGATTACCTCGAGTTTATCTGACACTAGAATACTTGCATGAACATGATAGCTAATTTCAGGATGGAATGTGCAGACCTGAGCTGTTGCTGGTGGAATTATTGAGTTTAAGACATGTGTATCATGTTATACCTGTCAACTATGTCAGCCATGTGGGCATGCCACTGAAAGAGACAACCATCTTTCACATTGATCCAGATAATACCATCTATCCTTTTTTTtattaaagaaaaaaaatagaggGACCTATCGACAGATATTTTTCTTCTGCCAAACAGGCTTATGTCTTTTCACCTCACTATCAAACTTCTCGAATCTAATGTCGTTATGAGCTTTACATGCAGTGACTCTGATGCTCTATCATTACTCAATGTGGCGAATCCAGCTTCCTCGTAGCTGGATCATCCCAAAGACTTGGCCCTCTATTTGTCAGTCTTCTGGCTGGCGACATAAGTTTCTGTAATATGGAGTCACTACAGATAGACTCAGTGGCAGAGATATTTTTGCCCTTTTTTGGTGCTGATTTGATACCTGAATCAAAGTTTTTGCTGGGGACTGGATATACCAACAATATGAAGCTACCAATTAATGCACGTTCAGTTTATTCAGCAGTAAGCCAGTAACTAGAAGCCAGGTCTAAATTTGGGTGGATAATTATTGCATCTAACTTAAAACAAGCCAAGACCATGTAGCATTGAAGTATCGAACACTGCCCATGCAGGGCCAAGGTTAACTCCTTTCAGTCTCATTCTTGTAAATGTACTCCCCAGGGGGGACTTCAACTAGTGGTTATCTACCTATAAAGGTTCTACAAATGGGTAAGATTTGCAAGATTTCTACTATACCTTTGGTTAGTTCACAATTGCACTAACCAATGCCCATCTGACTCTCGAGCATGATTCTGGGAAGCCGTTACATTAACAGGACTAAACTGAGAACAACAAGACTATATTATTACTGCTTAAGTAAAACCTCTACAACTGAATTTTAATGAAATAACAGTCTAATGGGGCAGGCTGCTTCATCAAAAGTTGAAGAAGGTTGAGCTCATGCTTTACTTGGATAGCATCAAGAGGCAGAAAAATAATAAACTCACAAGATATACATACTCACACGCATCTCGCAAAAATCTAAATTCTGAATTTTAGAGCCCAAACCTTCGAGAACAATTCTGAGCGGATGATGCACGTCACAGAGAATGCAACTGCAATTGATGACAAGCTTGTGTAAAGCCGAAGCAGCACTGCCATAGTCCGCTTTCGTCCTGTGAAGTACCAAATAGCAACATCAGCTAAATATAATCAATAATCTGACAAAGGGTAATTGATTGGAAAAAAAGGAATGAAGGTGTTAATTTCTTTAGCTGTCCAAATGACAAAGGTGTTTAGAGAAAATATCATAAATTTATTTTTGTGGAGATTGATGCAATTTACTGGTTCTTTTGGAAGGCAGTGAGGTGGAGCTTTAATGCCTACCAGCTGATCCTAAATTCCTAATACAATGGCTAAGAGTACAAGTGGATATAGAACCCTGGGCAGAGTTTCTTGATATGGATGCTAagcagattttttttttctcgaacgcgCAGGAGAACTGCGcatcaatatattaagaagaatAAAAAGGGGGTAAAGAGCCCCCAAAACAAAACTGTTACAGGATTGAAGGGTCTGTAACACACCCTAAGATTACACTCTAAGCTGTCTTTCTAGTGAAAAAGGTAGGACCAGACCACAGGACCCAAGACCCAACAAGAACTAGGAGGTGGGAGCCAGGGCAAGGAGATAAGTCACTCCTCGAGCCCCTGCTACTGACCACTGCTGTGCTTCTTCCTTAAAAGCCGAGATGACCCTGGTTAAGTTAGGGATCCCTCCATCAAAAACACAATAATTACGATGTTTCCAAATTAACCATGCTCCCAGGATAATGATTGAGTTGAATCCCTTTTTTACTTGACCAGAAAACCTGCTGTCTGCTTCATCCCACCAGTCCACAAAAACCAGATCATCCATTTGAGGAGCAACAGCTTGCAGCCCAAAGAGTTGCAGAATGCTATACCAAATTTGCCGGGTGAAAACACGAGACCAGTAGGTGGTCTAATGTTTCACCTACCTGATCACAGAGTGGACACTTTGGTGGGTGATTAAGCCCTCTATGTGCTAGTCTGTCAGCTGTCCAACATCTATTGTGAGCTACTCCACATGAAGAATTTGCACTTC from Panicum hallii strain FIL2 chromosome 9, PHallii_v3.1, whole genome shotgun sequence includes:
- the LOC112875548 gene encoding 21 kDa protein-like, producing the protein MALRRRVVVSMLPLLLLALSMSWCCGGGAAARPAPSSDAVPGFVRSWCAGTEYPALCDATLAPYAAAVGSSPARLSWAALTVTLGGARAAAAAVKAMAAAGRLAPAGAEAARDCVSMLGDAEDLLRQAAEAMARLGGQSNKGGRAATSRDVRFQVDSVQAWASAALTDDGMCVEGFRAEAAGGGGVREAVRGHVARVAHLTANALGIVNAMAKQMP
- the LOC112875199 gene encoding uncharacterized protein LOC112875199 translates to MLPLLLALLLSTASAAPALLVPAVGGDSGPADSPAEAPTAVAAALERAEDEVADGIAAPPDSLTFRPRQHPSALSPEQRRGLEHEARCGPRVPVRRGAFPWPGWNPRCRGGGGGAAAPAGHRLQPVDDEP